The following coding sequences lie in one Crassostrea angulata isolate pt1a10 chromosome 10, ASM2561291v2, whole genome shotgun sequence genomic window:
- the LOC128167922 gene encoding uncharacterized protein LOC128167922, protein MSEAVFVVLCEMMGTSQLVAIRRETVDIQEIVERQLTNNWIHGMLSGSMREGFRLNGSDKDFMYWPNDHRVIMDMSQSEYYNTASTTLILSDSSESPPGFTLLQLLTPTEITEVQSACVRMNGRVYISSFIHSELTCSVVVPNSTVHGPCGSGNVEGLEYDNAHCFACDFWPTPASLWIDRCHLWPGPEVVEDIVRNGCHVVAIGHPLGPHKNEEWRLSFSRAEYKLVYSMNHSQFLTYGLLKIFL, encoded by the coding sequence ATGTCAGAGGCAGTGTTCGTTGTATTGTGTGAAATGATGGGAACCTCACAACTGGTGGCCATCAGGAGGGAAACAGTGGACATCCAGGAGATTGTGGAAAGACAATTAACTAATAATTGGATCCATGGGATGCTGAGTGGAAGTATGAGAGAAGGATTCAGGCTGAATGGATCAGATAAGGACTTTATGTACTGGCCAAACGACCACCGAGTAATCATGGACATGTCTCAGTCTGAGTATTACAACACAGCCAGTACAACCTTGATTCTCTCTGACAGTTCTGAGAGCCCACCAGGATTCACTTTACTTCAGTTACTGACACCAACAGAAATTACAGAAGTCCAATCAGCATGTGTCAGAATGAATGGTAGAGTCTATATATCTAGTTTTATACACAGCGAGTTAACTTGTTCGGTAGTGGTGCCTAATTCTACTGTACATGGACCCTGTGGAAGTGGTAATGTAGAAGGACTAGAATATGACAACGCTCACTGCTTTGCATGTGACTTTTGGCCTACGCCTGCCTCCTTGTGGATAGACAGATGTCACTTATGGCCTGGCCCTGAAGTTGTTGAAGACATTGTCAGAAATGGATGTCACGTTGTAGCAATAGGACACCCATTAGGACCCCATAAAAATGAAGAATGGAGATTGTCGTTTTCTCGAGCAGAATATAAACTTGTGTACTCAATGAACCACAGTCAATTTTTGACCTATGgattgttaaaaattttcttataa